The following nucleotide sequence is from Deltaproteobacteria bacterium.
CTTAGACCGAAGCCAGCACACAATGGTCTCGTCTCTCATCCCTGCTCTTGTGCAGAGGCTCTCCACTCCGGTCAATCACTATTGCGGTAAGTTGTTTCCTGCCACCGCCTAAGGTAATAAAAACCGTATCCATTATTCCAATTGCTAGAAGAAGTTTTGCCCGCCACGCCCTCGTACGGAGTAGGAGCAGAGGTCGCTTTTGCCCACAGGGCAAATGTCAGTTGCGCGGGTTCAAACGCCGCACTGGAAGCAACGGTTGCACTCGTTCCAGCGGCCAAGGCCGTGCCCACTTTGCCAGTCGTCCATCCTGTAGCATTGGAGAGGGTGACTACATAGCCATTGCCCGATGAATCTGCCGCTGTAGCTCCTGCTCCTTCCTCGAACTTCCAGTAGCCAATTGGATCGGTAGCAGCGACAGCCGTCAACTGCGCAAGTGGCAGGAAGAGCGCAAGCGCCACCAAAGCAGTCAGGTGCGGAGATGAATGCTGAAAAAGGAACCGCACAACGGTTGTTACAGAATTATGCGTGCGGCTATGAGACTTCGCGGCGCGTGAAATCGAGGGCTGATGCAGCGGCGTAAGCCGATTGCGGATTGGTTCCATTGGTAGTTCCCTCCTGACCGTCCTGAGGATGTTGTGGTTTGTGTCCGAGAACGCAAACCGGTGGAGTATGCGTGGAGACGGGAGGGCGACGCTTGCACCAGTAGAACAGCCACAACCAACAGGGCTTCCTACGCCGCCTTCGTACTTCGTCAAGGTAAAGATTTTTAATTGCTGTTGTGATTGTGTTGCGATACTTCTGAGGTGATCTGGCGCGGCCAGATCCAATACGAAATTTCTCCTCCTTTTTTGAGGGAGACCTCGTCAAAGTCCCAAGATCTGAATTCTAACGGGACAGGGTGTATGAGGAACGCTGAAAAAAAGCAAGTCGGGATTTTCCCTGATCTAGGGGCGCGATGGCTGATGCTGTCCGAAACTCTCTGTAGGGTTCGACCTGTTGTTGTCTCTACGGATGGCTGTCTTGACACCATACAAGTCGCTGTGATGAACAGAGACCGACGATAACGAAAGAGGAGGTGCCCGTAATGGATATTACAACGCAACGTGTGAGTATTGGTCTCGATGGCAAAACCATGAGCGCGTATATGGCGCGGCCAACCGATAATGCCCAACGTCCAGCGGTGCTGGTGTTTATGGAGATCTTTGGTGTGAACCCGCACATTCGTGATGTCACTGAACGTGTGGCACGTGAAGGATATGTTGCGCTGGCGCCAGATTTCTTTCATCGCACGGGGCCAGGGGTGGAGTATGGCTATGATGAAGCGGGAATGAACAGTGGCATCAAGCTCCTCATGCAGCTCAAAGCCAGTGAGATCGTCGCTGATGCCCGTGCCGCGATGTCATTTCTCAAGCGGCAGAATTTCGTCAAAGGCGACAAGATTGGCGCGATGGGATTCTGCGTTGGTGGGCATGTGACCTATCTCACGGCCTGTGAAACCGAGATCAAAGCTGCGGCCAGTTTCTATGGTGGCGGCATCGCCGGCGAGAAAGGTTTTGGTGGCGAACCTTCGACGATCGGTAGAACCAACAAAATCGGCGGCAAGATCATTTGTTTGTTTGGTGCCAAAGACGCGCACATTCCCATGAATCAAGTCGACGCCGTTCGCACTGAACTCGAAAAGCAGAAGATCCGTAACGAAGTCGTTGTCTACCAAAACGCCGACCACGGGTTTTTCTGTGACCAACGTGCATCGTACGACAAGGCGTCGGCAGACGATGCGTGGGCCAAAGTGAAGAAACTGTTCGCTGAGGAATTGGGGAAGTAAGAATCCGTCTAGGGAGACTTTAAGGAACCCGTTCGCACTTCGACTTCGGCGCTGCGCGTCTACGCTCAGCATGAACGGGCCTATGACCGCTCGTCCTGAGCGTACCCTGAGCGGAGTCGAAGGGGAAGTCGAAGGGCGCGAAAAGCCGCTAACTTGATGCCATTCCCCTATGGAGAGGGGGCGCTCGTAACGTTTGCCGTGGATGGATTTGTTGTGCAGGCCGCGTTGGAGAAGGGAGAATCTCCCGCGGTATTGAATGCTTGAACGTGATAGCAGTACACCGTTCCAGAGACGGTCTCTGTGTCTGTGTATGTAGTCGTATTGACCCCAACTACAGCAAGGCGGACGTACGTTCCAGCGGTGCCGACCTTGCGCTCGATCTTGAAGCCATCTTCGTTATCTGAGCTGTCGATCCAGGTGAGACGCTTGGTCGTCGGTACTGGGTCGGAACCGACTGGTGGAGTCGTAGTAGAGGAAGACGAAGCCGTAATGGCGAAGGTCAAGAGAAAGTCATCAGCGTTAACATTGCTAAAGCTGTCCTGACAGCGGACGTAGTAAGTGTAGCTTTGGCCATTTTGCAATCCGCTGACTGTGACAGTGTGTGATAGTCCGCCGGTAGTGGAAAAGGTATTCGGCAATGTGTCGTAACTCTTCCCCGCGAGAGGACCGTATTTGCAGGTCGCATTCTCATTGGTGCTCAGCGTCAAGGTGCTCTGCGTGGTGCCGGCTGCCAGCGCGCCGGAAGGCGTGCCGTTGGTGCGCAACGGAGGGATGTTATCAGTCAGCGTTGCAGAAGCGGTATATAGCGAGTGGACTTCTGCTGCGGATAAGGCCCGATTGTAGAAGTGCACGTCATCAATAGTATGGCGACGGTTGCTGGTGCCGGGCAGCCGACCAATGAGCAGCGCACCGCCATGAAAGAACGGGCCGGTAAAATTCGTTGCGGTCCCTTCGACGCCGTTGACATAGAGGCGCACGGTCCGGCCATCATACGTTCCCACAAGGTGATTCCAGGTCGTCGGGATGATAGGCGCCCGCGCCACACCTTGATACCAGGTATTCACGAAGAAGCGGATTTCTGAGCTGCTGACATAATAAAAGCCGTCACCATCGTTCCAATTCTCAGACGACGTTTTTCCAGCCAGGCCCTCATAGGGAACCGGCGCGGCCTTGGCTTGCATCCAGAGGGCGAAGGTCACTTGTGGCGATTCCAGTACTGCGTTGCGAAGAACGAGAGCGCTAGCGCCAGGGGCTAAGGCGGTCCCGCTCTGGCCGGCTGCCCAGCCCAAGGCATTTGAGAGGGTGGCTGTGTAACCATTGCCAGAGGTATCGACTGCAGTTGTGCCGCTACCCTCATCAAACCGCCAGTACCCGTGCAGTCCCTGAGTGGGGACTGACTGTGCGAGAGTATTCGCCGTGGTCGCGAGTAAAGTAAACGTCACTATTACGAGAATGGACAGGTTAGTGCTAACGTTGCGGAGAAAAAATGCCATGCTTTCCTCACAAAGGTCTACTCGCGGCGAGAAGCGCTAACGGCAAGTCGTTTTCAGATTTATCACTGAACGTTATAATTCGCCCCACCGTTGTAAGACTCTTTCGGAGGTTTTGCCTGTTTCTTTAATAGGTCCTGGTGCTCAGGCCTGCCTCGTGCCCCTCCAGAGCACGTCCGCATTGGTACTTCACACGTGACAATGTCGAAGCGAAACCGACCATCTGTATGGTGGCGCCTCGATGAGGGTCTTAATGGATGCAGGGGAATCGGGCGCGACGCTCGCTGCCGGTGATGTTAATGGCGATGGCAGTGCAGATGTGGCTATGGATACACTGTCTGAAAATCAGGTGACCGCATGTGGAGGAGCTGGACACGAAAAGAGAGAGCGTTCGCATCTTCTGTAGGGTGATGAGTACGCACCGCGCTGATGGTTTCCCGTTGGAGATCGGATGAGCGGAGTGAGCTGTTTGCTACAACAAGTTCGGTCGTGCGATTCGGAGTGTAAAGAAGCCTGTCGCGTGCGCTATGCGCACGAATATCACGGCGTTGCGACGCCGCGTGCGCATAGCACACACTACCCTGCTACAGCAGTTCACACGTTATGGTTCTGGAGTGATCGTGACATTGCGCGTCCATTGACCGGTGATGGTGCCGGCCAGGCCAATAACCGTGACTGGAAGGGAACTGTTCGTTGTTGAATTGTTGCCGAGTTGGCCGAAGGAATTGTTGCCCCAGCAGCGGGTAGTGCCCTCAGCTAAGAGGGCGCAGGTGTGGAAAAAATCTGCCCTTGGATCGTCAGGTCCATTAGCGATTCCCGCGCTGTCTTTGAGGTCTACCCAAACGTTCGTATTCTGCAAGAACCCGTGTGAACCTGGCGTGCCTGCCTGCGGCCCGTGGGGCTTATCTCCACCGATCAGACTGAGTACATTGCCCTGGACATTAAAGCGGGTCCACAGCAGGAGCTGTGTGTCATCGACAATGCGCAGATGAAGGTCAGAAAGATTCCGCCACCGTTCAGGATGGGTCCAGGAAAATGCGAATTGTATCCTATCGCCTGCAGTGACGGTGACAGTCTGCGGTAACACTTGCTGTGTGCCTACGTTGCTTCCGTTAATGAACTTGCGAGACACGGGACTAGTGCATCAAAAAGCAAGCGGTCATTCTTGTTGAGACCGTCAGCATCGGTGATACGAATGTGCTTCTGCTCGTCTCCGACCTTGGGGCCACCTTCGACGGTAACCCGGGTATAGGCGACCTTGGTGCCGTCAGGATGCCAGGCGGGCTCGACATCGCTGAATGATGAGGATGTCACCCGCTGTAGAATATTGCCATTGGGGTCCATGATATAAATACTTTCGTGAAGCACACATTGTGAGGCGGTCTCTCCACCACACTCTGAGACATAGGCGATCTTGGTGCCGTCGGGTGAAAACACTGCTTCGCCATCAAAGCCGGGTGAATTGGTCAGGCGACGAAGGTTGGTGCCGTTGATGTTCATGATGAAGACCTCGTAATTGTCGGAGTCGACAATGCCACCAAGCACGCCGTTGTCATCAGACCAACTGGAGGAGAACAGCACCCGTTTGCCATCAGGGGACACTGTGGCGTGGTCATCGGGCAGCGCAAAAATGTCCCCTTCATAGCGAAAATTGAACGACTGAAACGAGGTGAGTTGTCGTAAGCCGGTGCCGTCTGGTCGCATGACGAAAGTCCCACCACGTTCTTCTGAGCCAAAGATATTACCGAGCAGTCCGCCAAAGATATCTAACCAACAGTGAAGACGAGAAGGTCGTTTGCTGCCATCGTGACTGGTGTGAAGCGCGGACAGAAGCTTGACAGCAGCAGGAGTACGAGGAGAACAGTAGTGCGCAAGTGCAGTAATGAGCGCCGCCGACGTCTTGGACGATGGGATGGGTTGTGCGGGTTGAAGTGAGAGTGCGGTAAGTCCATAGGTAATGTCTCCTCGGTTTCAAAGAGTGCATGGTGAGATTGCTTCGTTGCAGTGCTCCTCTCGATGACATAGTGCGTGCCGTCATTACGAGCGCAGCGAAGCAATCTCACCCGAATCTCATCGCTCGCGCCTATAAAGGTCGATACGATGAACCATTACGGTACTTCCTTTACTTGTGAATTCTTCCTGCTGCGATCCGGTCTCCTGGGTGCCGCGCGCCGACTTCCGGTGCTGGTCGTGCTGCGGCGTGTTGTGTGAGCAAGATTACGCTGAAGAGCAGGGTAATGAAGACGATGAACAGGTGTCGCTTCATGAGAGGTCTCCTGTGTGGGTTGTAGTTGCAGGTTCCATGTTTCAGGGTTCACATTGAAGAAGCAGAAATTCGTCGGCTTGCTGCGTTTCCTTACGGCTGCAGTTGCAGCGTCCGCCACTCGGACTGCAAGAGCGATGCGCCATCGGTACCGAGCGCTTGGACGCGCCACTGCAATGGTGTCCCGGCATGCTCCTTGATCCAGGAGGGGGCGGTGTACTCGGTCGTGCCTTGGTTAATGACGGCCGAGAACAGGGGTTTCTCCTCCTTGGTGATTTCGAGTTGATAGAGATGCGTGCGTGTCTCTTCGGCCCAGCGGAACGTGAGCTTCTGTGCCGCTGGCAGTGTGGCCTTGTCTTGGGGACTGAGGAGTTGGATGCCGCCTGCGGTGCGCGTGGCGAGGTGGAGGCCTTGGGGGTTGGCGCCGACATAGTAGCGCAGGACGGGCAGGGGAAAACCTGCCACACCACCACTGTCGACTTGCCCTGGGCCGAACACGGAGCCCGCCTCTTTATCGTCCGTGGCTTCGACGCGGAGGAGGATCAGATGCAGGCCATCGGTGGCGCGTGGCAGTCTGTCCGGACTTGGGCCGGGCAGGGTGATCTTGCCGGTCGGGGCCAGGAAGGTGTCGAAGCGGTCAATGAGCGTGTAGCGACGTTGTAAGCCGCGTTCTTCCAACGGTAAGGTGCCTTCGGTCAAGAGGTCTCGTTCCTCAGGTAAGGGATCACCAGGCACGACCACTTCCCAGCGCCCTTTGAGGCGTCCACTGCCGTTGTAATGAATCTCGGCACGAAACGGTTGCAGCGGCTGGCCCTGGTTCACGGCGAGGATCGGAGCGTCGTTATTGTTGAAGCGCAGTTGCACCTCGGTGAGAGCTAAAGGCGAACGTGCCCCACCACCGGCCATGCGACAGGTGACGGGCACGAACTCATCGGGTCCGCCGCTGAGGCTCTGAAAACGACGGACATAGAAGAACTCTGAGGCATTGCCACGGAGTGCATCTTGATAGGCCCGCCGTGCGACCGAAGGGGGAATGGTCATGATGTCAGTGAAGTTGCGACCGCCACTGGCGGTGGAAAAATCGCTCCGCGGTGGCAGCACGCCAAAGATGGTGCCAGCGACACAGGAGCCATCAGGGTTAATGGCGCCACACCAGGTGCCTTCCATCGGCCGTTGATCGTTCAGACCAATGAAGGTGAGAAAGGCAACTGTTGGACCGTTGATGCGTGTATTGACGCCGGTGGGATTGACCGTCACGGCGGGGGCAATGATGCTCAGGCTGTGAAGACAGAGCCCAGTTAGGATGAAGCGCGTGGTCCTCATGAAAGTATCCCTTAAAACAAACTTACGCTCACCCCGGCATCGACGGTCCACACCGCCGAGTCGGTGGCGACCAGAAAGACCCGATCGCGCGCGAGCGTGGATTGCAAGGCATGGCGTAAGAAGAAGCGACAGGGCACCTTCTTCGTGCCGTACAGGGGCACCTCAAACGTGCGCGAAATTTGTGTGTCGAGCAGAAAACTGCGGCCGATGGAGAAACTGCTGGAGTCATCTTCATCGGTATAACTATACGTGCCCGTGAGCGCCCAGTTGGGGAGAAACTGCCAGTCAAAGCCGATGTTGCCCGTGCGCGTCATGCGGGTGAGCTTGCGTTCTTGATTGATGGCATCGGTCCAGCCCCCGCCAATAGTGAAGGAGAAGGTGGCGTGAGGACATAGACTCAGGGTCACCAGGTGCGCATAGTTGGTGAAGTCGGCCAGGTCACGACCTTGTTGCCTATTGTCTTGAAACGAATGCAGAAACTGGTAACTCAGCGACCATTGCCACCACGCGCCTGACCAATTGGCGCCCGTGGTGTGGGTAATATCGAGTTGGTCCGGGATATTGTCGAGCCGAAACCCGTCGGGGTCGGATGGTGGCTTGTTGGGACTGAACTGATGGGTCCAGCCAAAGCCATAGTTGATGGTTGGGACCCACCAGGCATCGAGCCGGGTGCCACTGAAGAGACTGCGCAGTGGGAAGCCAAAGTTGATCGTGGCATTCCGAGTCTTGGTGGTGAGAATCGTCGCGATGTCGTCGAGGTTATCTTCGGTCCAGGTATGGCGGAGTTGAAAGGACAACTCGCCCAAGTTGCCGTCTAGGCCTAGCTGGTTGATATCTTGATTGGCGGTGGTGAACATGCCCAGACTCTTGAACTGCGGATCGATGCGTTCATGGGAGCCACTGAGCGTGAGGGACAGGGCTTTGCCCCACCCGAGCGTGTAGTTCTGGACAATATCGACCGCGAGATCGATATAGCGCGCATTGTTGGCGGTTTGTTTGATCTTGACCAGCGCGGCGCCGCCACTCAGGGCGCGGTCGTTGGGATTGTCAAACGTACTGCGGGCAAAACTCAACTCCGTCCGCATCCGCCCATTCCAGGCACTGCCGATTAACCGCAGGCCAAAGCCACGGCTCTTCTCGGCATCGGCGATCTGGCCGACATTAAAGGATGTCTGTGGCTTGAGCCGTCCTTGCATCCACATCCCTTCCACACGCACGTTCCCCCAGCCGTTCTTCAGGAGATCGACGCCGATGGTGCCTGAGGTGATGTTGTTGCGTCCCAGATCGCCCAGGCCCAAGAAGTTGTCATAGCCGACGATACTGCGGCCTGTCATGGTATTCACGGAGACATCAAAGCGATCATTGAGTTTGTAGCGAAAGACCAGGCCACGAGTAGCGATATTGCGCAACAGATGACGATTGGTGCCATAGGTAATGTGGCCCATTGAGAACTGGGCATTGCCGCGCGTGACATCGACGAGATAGGAGCTGAGGTCGAGCTTGGGAGCGCTATTGCGCAACTGACTAAAGCGCAGCGCTTCCTTCTCGCGGCTACTGCCTAACAGGGCGGCTTGGGTTTTGACGAGAAAGTCGCCGCGTGCAAAGTTGGTGTCTAAGCCGCCTTGGAGAGTGAAGTCATTGAAGGGACTGGGCCGATCGGTGGCGCCAGCACCGGTGTTGCGGCTTTCGGCCAGTCGCGATTTCCAGTTGAGGTCGAGTTTGGGCGTGGTCTCGGCAGTTTTGAAGCCGCGCGGGGTGAGCACGCGGAGCGGCAACCGTCCGACTTCGGTCCAGTCATTGGCCGGCGAGACGACGTACAAGACCACGTCGTGCGGGCCACTCGTGTGTGGCAGGGCCGTGGGGGTATAGGTCAGATCGGCCCCCAACATCTTGAGCTGTGAGGTGACATCAAGGGTGCCGAGCAGCAGGGCAAAGTGTCCTTCCTCGGGCGTGGGCAAGCGACTCACGCGCAGTTCGACGGCATCGGTCGGATACAGCCATTGGTTCTCGGCAGCGCAGTTGGTGCGCGTCACTTGAATCGGCTCGCCCCAAGCGAGCGGAGTTCTGAGCAGTGCGGCAAGCAAAAGGGAACATAACCAGTAGTGTGCTCCCCGCAGTTGCTGACGTCGATGTTGTATTCTAGAGCGCATGAAATGCAGGTGGTCCGTGTAAATTGTTCCTCACATCCTGTCCTCCCTCTTTGGCGTAATGGCACTAAGTTAAACCACGACTGCACAGGTGTGGGTCCTTTCTCCCACCGAGAGAAGGTCAGGATGAGGGGAAAAAGTGTGGAGTTCCTTATTCCATTCCCTCACCCTAGTCCCGTGTCTCGCAAGTTCATGAGCGGTGAAATCGTAGGGCGCGTACCACGCGCCAGGCAGTTGGCGCGCTGCGCACGCCCTACAACTGCTCACGAAGTTATGAGACACGGTACGAGATAGTGGCTCGCGTAGGAGGCCGGGTGATTAGAACGTCGCTGTCTGCGTCGCCTCGGTAATCAAACTTTTTGTTGTTCCAACCTGACCGAAAAGCTTTACCGTCACCGTTGCTCCGGTAATTTTGTTGCCAGTGACATGGAATGCTTTGACAACGGCGCTGGTGGCATTCCCGCTGTTAATCGGGTTCGCCGTGGCGTTGACGGTGTGGGTGCCATCAAGGACGATTTTTCCACTTGCTTCGTAGCTCAGACCCGTAAAGATCGTCGGGGGATTTTGCAGCGTCCATTTGACAGTGACACAATCGTTTTCTGATGTCACTGGACACTCTGCCTGTGAGGAAATAGCAATATTGGTAATTTGGATCTTGCTGGCAGCGGCGGTGCCACCGCCAGGAAGGTTGGGTTTGACATCTTTGAGGTTCGGGTTAATCGGGGCCTCGATTTTGGGGGCTTGGACTTGTGCCAATTGTGACTGAGCTTGGGTGAATTGTGAGAAAGCAAGCAGTCCAACAATCAGGGAAAAACTCACAGTGAAGGAACGGCGAAACATGGTCGTTCTCCTTTGTTTTGGAATATGTCTTGATTCAATCTAGAGTGGAGGGTGGGGCGACCCGCCCTCCTATTTTTGAATGACAACCGCCAGGAACGTTAAGGGTCATCGCTTTATCTCCCTGTCGTGAGAGTGCATGTAGCGAAAAAAGGAGCGGAAGTCGTAAGCAAGTTGTAAGAGTTTGGTAAAATTTTTGTAAAATTTGCTTGCTGAGTTGTTAAAGAAAGCGATATTGTAAGGAGGCGCTGAGGTCATCTCAGGAATACGCAAGC
It contains:
- a CDS encoding dienelactone hydrolase family protein, which gives rise to MDITTQRVSIGLDGKTMSAYMARPTDNAQRPAVLVFMEIFGVNPHIRDVTERVAREGYVALAPDFFHRTGPGVEYGYDEAGMNSGIKLLMQLKASEIVADARAAMSFLKRQNFVKGDKIGAMGFCVGGHVTYLTACETEIKAAASFYGGGIAGEKGFGGEPSTIGRTNKIGGKIICLFGAKDAHIPMNQVDAVRTELEKQKIRNEVVVYQNADHGFFCDQRASYDKASADDAWAKVKKLFAEELGK
- a CDS encoding LamG domain-containing protein; the protein is MAFFLRNVSTNLSILVIVTFTLLATTANTLAQSVPTQGLHGYWRFDEGSGTTAVDTSGNGYTATLSNALGWAAGQSGTALAPGASALVLRNAVLESPQVTFALWMQAKAAPVPYEGLAGKTSSENWNDGDGFYYVSSSEIRFFVNTWYQGVARAPIIPTTWNHLVGTYDGRTVRLYVNGVEGTATNFTGPFFHGGALLIGRLPGTSNRRHTIDDVHFYNRALSAAEVHSLYTASATLTDNIPPLRTNGTPSGALAAGTTQSTLTLSTNENATCKYGPLAGKSYDTLPNTFSTTGGLSHTVTVSGLQNGQSYTYYVRCQDSFSNVNADDFLLTFAITASSSSTTTPPVGSDPVPTTKRLTWIDSSDNEDGFKIERKVGTAGTYVRLAVVGVNTTTYTDTETVSGTVYCYHVQAFNTAGDSPFSNAACTTNPSTANVTSAPSP